The genomic region AAGATTTTCCCGCTAATGAAGCGGCTGCGTCCCATACGCGGCATCTGAAGCAAGAGGCCATGGCAAGAGAAGAAACCCCACAAGAAATCCTGATCGAGCCCGACGCGCCTGCGCTGCATTACTGGCGCGACCTCTGGCGGTACCGGGAGCTGCTCTGGTTCCTGGTCTGGCGCGACATCCTGGTGCGCTACAAGCAGACCGCCGTGGGGGTGCTCTGGACCTTGCTGCGGCCGCTGCTCGCCATGGCGGCCTTCACAGTTGTCTTTGGCGTCCTGGCCAAGATGCCTTCCGGGGCGGTCCCGTACCCCCTGCTGGTCTTCGCCGGGCTGCTTCCCTGGACCTTTTTCAGCAACGCCCTCTCGGAGAGTTCCGCTTCGCTCATCGGCAACGCCAATCTGCTCACCAAGGTCTACTTCCCGCGCCTGATCGTGCCCCTGGGGAGCATCCTGGCAAGCCTGGTCGACCTCGTCATCTCCTTGCTCCTGATGGTGGGACTGATGCTCTGGTACGGCTTCCTGCCGGACTGGCGCATAGCCGCGCTCCCGTTGTTCCTGTTTCTTTGCTGTCTCTCCGTATGCGGTGCGGGGCTATGGTGCGCCGCGCTCAACGTGAAGTACCGCGACTTTCGTTACCTTGTCCCCTTCCTGCTCCAGTTCGGGCTCTACGTCTCCCCGGTTGGATTTTCCACCACGGTGGTCCCCGGTTCCTGGCGCCTTCTCTACTCGCTCAACCCCATGGTCGGGGTCATCGATGGCTTCCGCTGGGCGCTTTTGGGCGGCAGGGGAGAGATATTCTGGCCCGGCGTGGCCCTCTCCACGCTTCTCTCCCTACTTCTTCTATGCACCGGCCTGTGGTTCTTCCGCAGGACCGAGCGCACCATGGCGGACGTGATATGACCATGCCCGCGATCTGCGTTGAAAACCTCGGCAAGAAATACCTGATCTCCCACCGGCAACGCGAGCAGTACCAGGCGCTGCGCGACGTCATCACCGGCGGCTTCTCCTCTGCTTACCGACGTCTGGTGAAGGGGGCGGTTCCGCCCCCCCGGGAAGAGGAGTTCTGGGCCCTCAGCGGGGTCTCCTTCGACGTGAAGCCGGGGGAGCGCGTCGGCATCATCGGGCGCAACGGCGCCGGGAAATCGACCCTGCTCAAGGTGTTGAGCCGCATTACGGAGCCCACGGCTGGTTCGGTCCGCATCCGGGGCAGAGTGGCCAGCCTTTTAGAGGTTGGGACCGGCTTTCACCCAGAGCTGACCGGCCGCGAGAACATCTTCCTGAACGGGGCCATTCTCGGGATGCAGCGCGCTGAGATCAAGCGCAAGTTCGATGAGATCGTCGATTTCGCCGAGATCGAGCGTTTCCTGGACACCCCGGTCAAACGGTACTCTTCGGGGATGTACGTGCGCCTGGCTTTTGCGGTGGCCGCCCACCTGGAGCCGGAGATCCTTGTGGTGGACGAGGTGCTGGCTGTCGGCGACGCGCAGTTCCAGAAGAAATGCCTGGGCAAGATGGAGGCGGTGGGGCAGGAAGGACGGACCGTCATCTTTGTCAGCCACAACATGACAGCGGTGCAGCGGCTTTGCCGAAAGGCGGTCTGGCTGGAAGACGGCCGCGTCTGCCGGCAGGGGGACGCGGCCGCCCTGGTCGCCGGCTATCTCAAGCATTGCTGCGAGTTTGCCAACCGCAGGGTCTGGGAGGACCCGGCCCTGGCCCCCGGAAACGAGCACGCCTCGCTTAAGTCGGTGACCCTTCTCGACGCTGCCGGCGAGCTGCTGGAACTGGCGGATCTCGCCGCCCCCGTCATTGTCGAGGTCGAGTATCTAGTGCATCGGCCGGGAGCTGTCCTTAACCTCTCCCTTTCGCTTTACAGCCAGGACGACGTCTACGTCCTCGCTTCCCCGTCCACCAGCGATCCCAACTGGTACCTCAAGGGGCACCCGACCGGGACGTTCAGGAGCAGGTGCCAGATCCCTGGCTCCCTTCTCAACGAGGGGCGTTTCAGCCTCAGCGTGCTCCTGGTGCAGGACGGGGTGCAGGTCATCGGCCTCGCGGAGCGGGTGGTCTCTTTTGACATGGTCGATTCGGGCGCCGGCAGGGGGAATTTCTTCGGCACCTGGGGCGGCGTGGTGAGGCCCCCCCTTCAGTGGCACACCCAGGTAGCCGCCGGGGTGGGTGGGGAGCAGCCGGCGCCATGAGCATCCCATCAGGCATATCCAGGCGCATAGGCGAGGTTTGCCGGACATTCCTGGCCCGCACCCGGCCGGCGACCGCCGCCGGCAAAGGGGGCAAGGCGGTGCCGTCCCTGGTGATCGTCGACGACATCTTCCCCAACTTGGTCTCCGCCTTCCGGGTGGCTGAGTACAACTACTACCTGGAGCAGTTCCCCGACGCACAGGTGCGCTCGGCCGCCGCCCTGGTCCCTTTCAGCGCCAACTGGCGCAGGTTCAGGGGCTGGATCGAGGAGTATGAACGGCAGTATCCCGGCTTCCGCGGCAGGGTCACCCTTCTTGGCGGCTTCGGGAAGATCCGGTGCCGGCTCATGTACCTGATCTTCATCAACAACGCGTACCGCTTCATCGAAGAGATCGATCAGGCGGGGATCCCTTTCGCGTTCACCCTCTACCCCGGCGGAGGGTTCCACCTGGGGCAGGAGGAGTCGGACAGGAAGTTGCGCAGGGTCTTCTCCTCGCCCAACTTCAGGAAGGTGATCGTGACGCAGAAGGTCACCAGGGATTACCTGTTGCAGGGAGAATTCTGCCTCCCCGAACAGGTCGAGTTCATCTACGGCGGCGTGTTGCCGTCGGAGCTTCTGCAGGCACGGCAGCTTCCCCGGAGGCGCTACCCGACTGAGAAGGGCAGCTTCGACATCTGTTTTGTGGCGCACAAGTACATGGAAGGGGGAATCGACAAGGGGTTCGACGTCTTCACCGAGACAGCGAGGCGCCTTGTGGCCGTCTGTCCCGACATCCGGTTCCACGTCGTCGGCACCTTCGGCCCAAGCGACCTCCCCTCGGGGGGGCTGGAAGGGAAGGTCACCTTCTACGGCACAAGGACTACCGACTTCTTCCCTTCCTTTTATGCGGGAATGGACATCATCTTGTCTCCCAACGTACCGTTCGTCCTCGCCCCGGGGGCCTTCGACGGTTTTCCCACCGGGTGCTGCATAGAGGCAGGGCTTTGCGGCGTCGCAGTTTTTTGCAGCGATCCGCTGGATCTAAACCCCTGCTTCGTCGACCGCGAAGACATCGTGATCGTTCCGAGCAACCCCGCGCGGGTGACGGAAATCGTCCTGGAATACTACCGATACCCGGACCGGCTCTACGAACTGGCTGCGCGCTGCCGAGACTCCTTCCTGAGAGTTTTCGACATCCGCCGGCAGATGCAGCCCAGGCTCCAAGCGCTGCTGTCCTGCATGGACGGTCAAGGGGAGAAGGAAGGCGCGGCTGCCCTGGCGCAGGAAAAGGGTGAAGAGGTGACGGCATGAAGAAGTTCAACGTCCTCGTGTTCCCTGGGGGAACGGAAATAGGGCTGGAGGTCCACAGAAGCCTTCACCTCTGCAAGGAGGTGACGCTTTTCTCGGCCGGGACGGCCGTCTCGAACCACGCCCCCTACGTGTTCGCCAGGCACGCCACGATCCGCAGCATCTTCGAGCCGGGGTGGATCGACGACTTGAACCGGGTTATCGCCGAGTTTGCCATCGACTACATTTTCCCCGCCTACGACGACGTCATCGTGGCCCTGGCTGAAAACGCGGCGAAGATCCAGGCAAGAATCGTCACTTCCCCTCTCGACACCTGCCTGGTCGCGCGCTCCAAGTCGAGGACCTACAACCGCTTGGCCGATGCGGTCCCGACTCCGGCGCTTCATGCCGGCCCCGAATCGGTGTCCTCCTACCCGGTCTTCGTCAAGCCGGACCAGGGGCAGGGGGCGCAGGACACGCACCGTGCCGACTCCCCGCAGCAGCTGCTGCGGCTTTTGCAGGAGAGGCCCGGGCGCATCGCGCTTGAGTACCTTCCCGGCAGGGAGTACACCGTGGACTGCTTTTCCGACCGCGAGGCCGGCCTTCTTTTTTGCAGCGGGCGCGAACGGGTGAGGATGAAAAGCGGCATCGCCATGAGCAGCAGGGTCTCCAAGGAACAGGAGATCTTCGCCGAATACGCCGCGAAGATCGCATCGCGGCTTGCCTTTCACGGTGCCTGGTTCTTTCAGCTCAAGGAGGACCGCGAAGGAGTGCTGAAACTGCTCGAGGTCGCGCCGCGGATCGCCGGGACCATGGCCCTGCACCGGGTGTTGGGGGTGAATTTCCCGCTTTTAAGCCTTTACGAGCAGGAGCGCATGCCGCTTACCATCATGACCAACGGCGGCGAGGTTGAGATCGACCGCTCGCTGGTCAACCGGTACCGGCACGACGTCGACTTCAGCACCGCCTACATAGACCTGGACGACACCCTGATCCTGAACCACCGGGTGAACCTCCAGGTGGTTGCCTTCATCTACCAGTGCCTCAACAACGGCAAGAAGGTGGTCCTTCTTACCAAGCACGAGGGCGATCTTGCCGCGACCCTAGCCAGGCACCGTCTCGCCGGGCTTTTTTGCGAGATCGTCCACCTGAAAAAGAACGATGCCAAGGCGGATTTTATCAGGGAAGGGGACGCCATATTGATCGATGACAGTTTCAGCGAGAGGAAGGTGGCCACGGAGCGGCTTGGCATCAAGACCTTTGATTGCAGCATGCTGGAGATGCTTATGGACGGGAGGAACTGAGAATGGCCGAGGTCGTGGTCAGCGAGATGGACCGGGAATTCCTGGCGCTCATCCGCAGCAACATCAGGACTTTTTTAACCGGCGCCGCGCGGCGCCATGCGGTCGAGCCCGCGCTTTTGCTCGATATAGCGCCGCAGGTTCACGAGGGGGCCCGACCCTTCTTCCCGGCAGGGATAACCGTCGAGAGCTTCGACATCGATCCCGGCTCCGGATGCACCTACATCGGGGACATCTGCCGTCGAAACGATTTTATCGCGGACGGGACTTTCGACTACGTGGTCTGTACCGAGGTGCTCGAACACACACTCCAGCCTTTCGACGCGGTGGACGAGATACTGCGCATCCTAAAGCCTGGGGGGATGCTTTTTCTCAGCGTGCCGTTCAACTTCCGTATCCACGGGCCGCTGCCTGACTGCTGGCGTTTCACCGAGCACGGCCTGCGAGCCCTGCTGAAAAACTACGACATCCTCGAGTTGGACCAGGTGGAGACGGCAGGGCGCCCCCTGATGCCGGTCCAGTACACCGTGGTAGCGCGCAAGAGGTAGGGATGACAGTTATGCCAGGATCCGATAACGAAGCCGGCGCTTTGGCGCTCTTCTCGGCAAAACCCGCTTTCAATGAAACGCTACATGTCGGCCGCCCCAACATCGGTAACCGCGAAGAGTTCCACCGGCAGATAGACGGCATCCTCGACCGCCGCTGGCTGACCAACAACGGCGAGTGCGTCCAGGAACTCGAGGCAAGGCTCGCCTCGCTTTTAGGGGTGAAGCACTGCATCGCCATGTGCAACGCCACGGTCGCCCTCGAGATCACCATCCGGGCCCTGGGGCTGAAGGGGGAGGTGATAGTCCCGTCGTTCACCTTCGTTGCCACCCCTCACTCGCTGCAGTGGCAGGAGATAACCCCGGTCTTTTGCGACATCGACCCCCTGACCCACAACATCGACCCCCGCTGCGTGGAGAAACTGCTTACGCCGCGCACTACCGGGATAATCGGCGTCCACCTCTGGGGGCGTCCCTGCGACGTTGAAGCCCTGAGCGAGATAGCGCAAAAGCACAATCTCAAGCTCATGTTCGATGCCGCCCACGCCTTCAACTGCACCCGCGGAGGGCGCATGGTGGGGGGATTCGGCAACGCCGAGGTCTTCAGCTTCCACGCCACCAAGTTCTTCAACACCCTGGAGGGGGGGGCGGTGGCGACCAACGACGACGATCTGGCGCAGCAGATCCGGCTTATGAAAAACTTCGGCTTCGCCGGCTACGACAACGTCGTCTACATCGGCACCAACGGCAAGATGAACGAGGTCTCCGCCGCCTTCGGCCTGGTCGGGCTGGAAAACCTGGACCAGTTCGTGGCGGTCAACCGGGCGAACTATCAGGTTTACCGCCAGGGGCTTGCCGGTGTGCCCGGCATCTCCCTCATCGCCTACGAGGAAGGTGAGCGGAACAACTACCAGTACATCGTCTGCGAGGTGGACCACGCTTCGGCCGGGATCAGCCGCGATGCTCTGATGGAAGTGCTGCATGCCGAAAATGTGGTCGCCCGCCGTTATTTCTACCCTGGGTGCCACCGGATGGAGCCGTACCGCTCCTACTTCCCCCATGCCGGGCTCCTTTTGCCTCACACCGAAGCCCTGACACAAAGAGTCCTGCTGCTGCCGACCGGAACCGCCGTCGGTCCGGGGGAAATCGAAAAGATTTGCCGCATCATCAAACTGGCTGTAGAGCACGCTCCGGAGGTGATGCGGAAGGTGACCACCGGGTGAGAGGCCGATGAAGCTAAGCGTTCTGATCATCACCTACAACCATGAGAAATTCATCGCGCAGGCGCTAGACAGCGTCTTGATGCAGACGGTGAATTTTGATTACGAGATCGTTATTGGGGAGGACTGCTCCACCGACGGCACCCGCGACATCGTGCTGGCTTACCGGGACGCGCACCCCGACAAGATACGCCTGCTCCTGCCGGAGAAGAACCTGGGGATGCACCGTAACTTCGTCGAGACCTACCGCGCCTGCCGTGGAGAATACCTCGCCTTGCTGGACGGTGACGACTACTGGAGCAGCAGGGATAAATTGCAGCAGCAGGTCGATTTTCTCGACGCCAATCCCGGGTGTGCCATCTGCTTTCACCCGGTCGCCATAGCCACTGCCGAAGATCCGTCGGCGTCCGTCACCTTCCCCGAGGGGTTCGACAGGGCGGTGTCGACCCTGGAGGACCTGGTGGTCGAGAACTTCATCCCGACCTGTTCTGCCGTGACGAGAGGCGGGCTCATAACTGAATTCCCCGAGTGGTTTTTCTCCCTGCGCCAGGGGGACTGGCCTTTCCACGTACTGAACGCACAGCACGGGGACATCGGCTTCCTGAACGACACCATGGCCGTCTATCGCGTCCACGCAGGCGGGGTCTGGTCCGGCGAGAAGCTTGCGCCGAGGCTTGAGGCGATCGTCGAGGCTTACAGTGCCATAAACGACCACCTGGGGCGCAAATACGACCACCTGGTGCGGCGCGAGATGGCCCGGTACTACTACAGAATTTCCCGGTGCCTGGAAGAGATGGGGGCAGTCGGGCCAGCCAGAGAGGCGTTTTGGAAAGGTCTCCGCTCGTCTTTCAACGCCGCCAGCGGCAGGGAACGGGCCGTTTTGGCCCTGAAGCTTTACGCACCGCGGCTTTACCGGTTCATCGCCGGAGCCATGCAAGCTTGCGGGGGTGGAGCTGGAAATGGATAGGGAAGACCTGCTCTTAAAGCTCAGCGGCAAGAAGGTGATCTTCGTCTTTGGAAACCTGGAGCTGGGAGGTGGAGAGCGCCAGGGGCTCCTTCTGGCCCGCCGGCTGCGCGACCTTTGCGGCTGCGACGTGCAGGTCTGGGGGCTGGGCGCAGCACCGGGAAGGGTGTCGCAGCTGTGCGAGGCGTCTGGGATACCCTGGAAATGCCTGGGGCTGCAGTGGCGCTTCGGGGTAAGGCACGCCCCGGCCAACATCGCCCTCCTTTCCAGGTTGGCCTTGCTGTTAAGGCGCGAGAAGCCCGACTTGCTGCTTCCTTACACCTTCCTGCCCAACCTGCTGTGCGGGCTCTCCTGGAGGTTTACCGGTGCGCGCCTTTGCGTCTGGAACCAGCGCGACGCCGGCTTCTTCCTGGATAGTGGGTTGTGGCACAGGCTCGCGGTGCGCCTTACCCCGCGTTTCATAGCCAACTCGGAACAGGGAAGACAGGCGCTGCAGGACGCGTATGGCCTGCAGGGGCGCCCGGTGGCGGTGATTGCGAACGGTGTGGTGCTGGACGCCCCCCAGGCGGCACGCGAAGAATGGCGGACGAGGCTCGGGGTGCCGAAAGACGCCTTTCTCGCCTGCATGCTGGGCAACATCCACGGTTATAAGGACCATGCCACGCTGCTGAGGGGGTGGAGGCACTTCCTTGATAACGTCCACCCTGACGCCCGGGGCAGGGTGGTGCTTGTCCTTGCGGGACGGCACGACGATGGGTACCAGGCGCTACAAGGCCTGGTGGAGTCGCTTCGCCTGCAGGATAGCGTCCTTTTCGCCGGGGCGGTAAGTGACGTGGCCGGGCTGCTGTACGCCTGCGACCTGTGCGTTCACAGCGCAGTGAGCGAAGGTCTTCCCAATGCCGTGCTGGAGGCGATGGCTGCCGGACTGCCGGTCGTCGCGTCCGATATCCCGGGGGTACGCGAGGCGGTGGGGCCCCAAGGGTATCGTTTCCTAGCCCCCAGCGGCGATGCGGAACTCCTTGGGGAGCGGGTAGCTGAACTTTTTTGCGACGAAGCGTTGCGCTCCCGCCTGGGGGAGGCTATGCGCAGGCGGGCCGAGGGGGAATTCTCCGTTTCCCGGATGTTCGACCTCACCACCGGTTTTATCGGTGAAGGGTGGCCTGACCCGTGAGAGATGCCGTGAAAAACATGCTGGTCCATCTAGGAACCTTGCTCTATCGTCTGCGCCCTAGCAGCCGGGTCCCGGAGGTCTTCTTCCTGTTCCCGTTCTTCCATGTGGGGGGGGCTGAGCGGGTACATGCGGAAATAATCAAAGAAGCGGCGCCAAGAAGTCCCTTGGTCTTCATCACTCACCGTTCGCAGGGCGACGCCCTCCGTGAGACCTTTGCCGAAAACGCCCGCATCGTGGAACTGTCCAGGTGGACCGGCAATCCCGTGTCGGCCGCGGTCGTGGTGGGGTACCTGGCTGCGGTCATCAACAGCTCGACCAGACCTCTGGTGTTCTCTTCCAACACGCCGCTTTTCTACACCCTATTGCCCTACCTTAAGGAGGATGCCTTCGTTGTCGACCTAATCCACGCCTTCGGGGGGGGCATCGAGTCGATTTCGTTGCCGCTTGCTGCCCGGCTGGACCGGCGCATCGTCATCGACTACCACACCTTCGAGGATCTGAACCGCCAGTACGCCGACTGCAACATGCCAGACGACCTCCTGAAGCGGATCGACGTAGTCGAGAATGGTGTCGCTGTCCCGGTTGTAAAGCCAGAGAGGGTGGCAACGGAGCCGCTCCGGGTTCTTTACGTGGGGCGGGGGACGGAAGAGAAAAGGGTGCATCTGGTAGGCCGCATCGCGAGGCTTTGCCATGAGCTAGGGGTGCCGGCCGATTTCACCCTTGTCGGAGCGCTCATGCATGCCGTTGATCTGGCTGACCATCCCTATTGCCGCTTCACGGGCGAACTGCAGGACCCGGAAGCGGTCGCTGCCGTGTACCGCGCCAGCGACATCCTGCTGCTCACTTCGGAAAGGGAAGGCTTCCCGATGGTTGTGATGGAAGCCATGGCCAACGGCGTCGTTCCGGCGACGACAGACGTAGGGGGCATCAGTCACCATCTCCGCGACGGCGAAAACGGTTTTCTCCTCGGCGATTGCCGCGATGAAGATGACTTGGTCCGACGCTTTGCGGCCATCGTAGAGCGGCTGCACCAGGACCGGCCGCTTCTGCACCGGTTATCCGATGCAGCCTACGCCCATGCTGCTGCCAACTTCTCCGGAAAAGGATTCGAAAGTTACTACGGAAAGCTCTTTGCCACCCTACCTGCCGTAGCGGGGGAACCGATGAGACCGCTCCTTTCCGTGGTGGTGTGCACCTACAACAGGGAGGCCCTGCTGAGGCACTGCCTGCAGTCGCTTGCCGGGCAGACCCTGGATAAGGAGCGCTACGAGGTCCTCGTCATCGACAATAATTCGACGGATGGGACCCGCACGGTCGCCTCTTCCTTTGCGCCGCGCATCCCCAATCTCAGGCTGGTGCTCGAGCCCCGGCAGGGTGTCAGCCACGCCCGCAACCGCGGCTGGCGCGAAGCCCAGGGAGAGCTCGTCGCTTACATCGACGATGATGCCCAGGCATGCCCGGAGTGGTGCGAGCGTATCGTCGCCGCCTTTACTACCATGTCGCCGCGACCGGTAGCCGTAGGTGGGGAGATTCGCCCCTGGTACGAGGCCACTCCACCTTCCTGGTTTTGCGACGACTTCGAGCTGCGCAGTTGGGGAAAGGGCGCCGGTTTCCTCAAGCCGCCCCGCGCCAAGCAT from Citrifermentans bremense harbors:
- a CDS encoding ABC transporter permease; protein product: MAREETPQEILIEPDAPALHYWRDLWRYRELLWFLVWRDILVRYKQTAVGVLWTLLRPLLAMAAFTVVFGVLAKMPSGAVPYPLLVFAGLLPWTFFSNALSESSASLIGNANLLTKVYFPRLIVPLGSILASLVDLVISLLLMVGLMLWYGFLPDWRIAALPLFLFLCCLSVCGAGLWCAALNVKYRDFRYLVPFLLQFGLYVSPVGFSTTVVPGSWRLLYSLNPMVGVIDGFRWALLGGRGEIFWPGVALSTLLSLLLLCTGLWFFRRTERTMADVI
- a CDS encoding ABC transporter ATP-binding protein, producing MTMPAICVENLGKKYLISHRQREQYQALRDVITGGFSSAYRRLVKGAVPPPREEEFWALSGVSFDVKPGERVGIIGRNGAGKSTLLKVLSRITEPTAGSVRIRGRVASLLEVGTGFHPELTGRENIFLNGAILGMQRAEIKRKFDEIVDFAEIERFLDTPVKRYSSGMYVRLAFAVAAHLEPEILVVDEVLAVGDAQFQKKCLGKMEAVGQEGRTVIFVSHNMTAVQRLCRKAVWLEDGRVCRQGDAAALVAGYLKHCCEFANRRVWEDPALAPGNEHASLKSVTLLDAAGELLELADLAAPVIVEVEYLVHRPGAVLNLSLSLYSQDDVYVLASPSTSDPNWYLKGHPTGTFRSRCQIPGSLLNEGRFSLSVLLVQDGVQVIGLAERVVSFDMVDSGAGRGNFFGTWGGVVRPPLQWHTQVAAGVGGEQPAP
- a CDS encoding glycosyltransferase family 4 protein — protein: MSIPSGISRRIGEVCRTFLARTRPATAAGKGGKAVPSLVIVDDIFPNLVSAFRVAEYNYYLEQFPDAQVRSAAALVPFSANWRRFRGWIEEYERQYPGFRGRVTLLGGFGKIRCRLMYLIFINNAYRFIEEIDQAGIPFAFTLYPGGGFHLGQEESDRKLRRVFSSPNFRKVIVTQKVTRDYLLQGEFCLPEQVEFIYGGVLPSELLQARQLPRRRYPTEKGSFDICFVAHKYMEGGIDKGFDVFTETARRLVAVCPDIRFHVVGTFGPSDLPSGGLEGKVTFYGTRTTDFFPSFYAGMDIILSPNVPFVLAPGAFDGFPTGCCIEAGLCGVAVFCSDPLDLNPCFVDREDIVIVPSNPARVTEIVLEYYRYPDRLYELAARCRDSFLRVFDIRRQMQPRLQALLSCMDGQGEKEGAAALAQEKGEEVTA
- a CDS encoding ATP-grasp domain-containing protein, with product MKKFNVLVFPGGTEIGLEVHRSLHLCKEVTLFSAGTAVSNHAPYVFARHATIRSIFEPGWIDDLNRVIAEFAIDYIFPAYDDVIVALAENAAKIQARIVTSPLDTCLVARSKSRTYNRLADAVPTPALHAGPESVSSYPVFVKPDQGQGAQDTHRADSPQQLLRLLQERPGRIALEYLPGREYTVDCFSDREAGLLFCSGRERVRMKSGIAMSSRVSKEQEIFAEYAAKIASRLAFHGAWFFQLKEDREGVLKLLEVAPRIAGTMALHRVLGVNFPLLSLYEQERMPLTIMTNGGEVEIDRSLVNRYRHDVDFSTAYIDLDDTLILNHRVNLQVVAFIYQCLNNGKKVVLLTKHEGDLAATLARHRLAGLFCEIVHLKKNDAKADFIREGDAILIDDSFSERKVATERLGIKTFDCSMLEMLMDGRN
- a CDS encoding class I SAM-dependent methyltransferase; translation: MAEVVVSEMDREFLALIRSNIRTFLTGAARRHAVEPALLLDIAPQVHEGARPFFPAGITVESFDIDPGSGCTYIGDICRRNDFIADGTFDYVVCTEVLEHTLQPFDAVDEILRILKPGGMLFLSVPFNFRIHGPLPDCWRFTEHGLRALLKNYDILELDQVETAGRPLMPVQYTVVARKR
- a CDS encoding DegT/DnrJ/EryC1/StrS family aminotransferase, which produces MPGSDNEAGALALFSAKPAFNETLHVGRPNIGNREEFHRQIDGILDRRWLTNNGECVQELEARLASLLGVKHCIAMCNATVALEITIRALGLKGEVIVPSFTFVATPHSLQWQEITPVFCDIDPLTHNIDPRCVEKLLTPRTTGIIGVHLWGRPCDVEALSEIAQKHNLKLMFDAAHAFNCTRGGRMVGGFGNAEVFSFHATKFFNTLEGGAVATNDDDLAQQIRLMKNFGFAGYDNVVYIGTNGKMNEVSAAFGLVGLENLDQFVAVNRANYQVYRQGLAGVPGISLIAYEEGERNNYQYIVCEVDHASAGISRDALMEVLHAENVVARRYFYPGCHRMEPYRSYFPHAGLLLPHTEALTQRVLLLPTGTAVGPGEIEKICRIIKLAVEHAPEVMRKVTTG
- a CDS encoding glycosyltransferase, whose amino-acid sequence is MKLSVLIITYNHEKFIAQALDSVLMQTVNFDYEIVIGEDCSTDGTRDIVLAYRDAHPDKIRLLLPEKNLGMHRNFVETYRACRGEYLALLDGDDYWSSRDKLQQQVDFLDANPGCAICFHPVAIATAEDPSASVTFPEGFDRAVSTLEDLVVENFIPTCSAVTRGGLITEFPEWFFSLRQGDWPFHVLNAQHGDIGFLNDTMAVYRVHAGGVWSGEKLAPRLEAIVEAYSAINDHLGRKYDHLVRREMARYYYRISRCLEEMGAVGPAREAFWKGLRSSFNAASGRERAVLALKLYAPRLYRFIAGAMQACGGGAGNG
- a CDS encoding glycosyltransferase; this translates as MDREDLLLKLSGKKVIFVFGNLELGGGERQGLLLARRLRDLCGCDVQVWGLGAAPGRVSQLCEASGIPWKCLGLQWRFGVRHAPANIALLSRLALLLRREKPDLLLPYTFLPNLLCGLSWRFTGARLCVWNQRDAGFFLDSGLWHRLAVRLTPRFIANSEQGRQALQDAYGLQGRPVAVIANGVVLDAPQAAREEWRTRLGVPKDAFLACMLGNIHGYKDHATLLRGWRHFLDNVHPDARGRVVLVLAGRHDDGYQALQGLVESLRLQDSVLFAGAVSDVAGLLYACDLCVHSAVSEGLPNAVLEAMAAGLPVVASDIPGVREAVGPQGYRFLAPSGDAELLGERVAELFCDEALRSRLGEAMRRRAEGEFSVSRMFDLTTGFIGEGWPDP
- a CDS encoding glycosyltransferase: MLVHLGTLLYRLRPSSRVPEVFFLFPFFHVGGAERVHAEIIKEAAPRSPLVFITHRSQGDALRETFAENARIVELSRWTGNPVSAAVVVGYLAAVINSSTRPLVFSSNTPLFYTLLPYLKEDAFVVDLIHAFGGGIESISLPLAARLDRRIVIDYHTFEDLNRQYADCNMPDDLLKRIDVVENGVAVPVVKPERVATEPLRVLYVGRGTEEKRVHLVGRIARLCHELGVPADFTLVGALMHAVDLADHPYCRFTGELQDPEAVAAVYRASDILLLTSEREGFPMVVMEAMANGVVPATTDVGGISHHLRDGENGFLLGDCRDEDDLVRRFAAIVERLHQDRPLLHRLSDAAYAHAAANFSGKGFESYYGKLFATLPAVAGEPMRPLLSVVVCTYNREALLRHCLQSLAGQTLDKERYEVLVIDNNSTDGTRTVASSFAPRIPNLRLVLEPRQGVSHARNRGWREAQGELVAYIDDDAQACPEWCERIVAAFTTMSPRPVAVGGEIRPWYEATPPSWFCDDFELRSWGKGAGFLKPPRAKHGFSGANMAFAKSALEELGGFSPRYGCATGESTGPGEETDFAQRLYSKHPLFWYDPAIFVRHWTPARFTTVSFILRRSYNSGRSLAVMQGRRICSASYLMAFSAALFLMAATPFALLRPSRPLKTEMVRRAEDLAGRVGYLLGRAPKTKN